The following coding sequences are from one Mycolicibacterium aichiense window:
- a CDS encoding diacylglycerol kinase encodes MISRVTVLTNPKSGHGNAPHAGELAVARFQELGIDVTGIVGRDAAHARQLVDEALTRETDALVVIGGDGVIRLAIQALARTDIPLGIVPAGTGNDHAREYRLPMADPVAAVDVIAAGHTETVDLGHITGADESSTWFGTVAATGFDSLVSDRVNRMSWPHGRMRYNVALVAEISQLRPLPFRLVLDGEREIIADLTLAAFGNTRSYGGGMLICPGADHSDGLLDITIVRASSRTKLIRLFPTVFKGTHVNLDEVSTYRARTITVDSPGINAYADGDYVCPLPAEISAVPAALKLLVPEPV; translated from the coding sequence ATGATCTCTCGCGTCACGGTCCTGACGAATCCCAAGTCCGGTCATGGCAATGCGCCCCATGCCGGCGAGCTCGCGGTAGCCCGCTTTCAGGAACTCGGGATCGACGTGACCGGAATCGTTGGACGCGACGCCGCCCACGCCCGTCAACTGGTCGACGAGGCACTGACCCGTGAGACAGACGCGCTGGTGGTGATCGGCGGCGATGGTGTGATCCGCCTGGCGATCCAGGCGTTGGCCCGCACCGATATTCCGCTCGGCATCGTGCCGGCCGGCACCGGCAACGACCATGCCCGCGAGTACCGGCTGCCCATGGCCGACCCGGTGGCTGCGGTCGACGTGATCGCCGCCGGGCACACCGAGACCGTCGACCTCGGGCATATCACGGGTGCCGACGAGTCCAGCACGTGGTTCGGCACGGTCGCCGCGACGGGCTTCGACTCGTTGGTCAGCGATCGGGTGAACCGGATGAGCTGGCCGCACGGCCGGATGCGCTACAACGTCGCACTGGTGGCAGAGATTTCTCAGTTGCGGCCGTTGCCTTTTCGGCTGGTGCTGGACGGCGAGCGCGAGATCATCGCCGACCTGACGTTGGCCGCGTTCGGCAACACCCGCAGCTACGGCGGCGGCATGCTCATCTGCCCGGGTGCCGATCACTCGGATGGGTTGCTGGACATCACGATCGTGCGCGCGTCCTCGCGTACCAAGCTGATTCGGTTGTTTCCCACGGTGTTCAAGGGCACGCATGTGAACCTCGACGAGGTCAGCACCTACCGGGCCCGCACAATCACGGTCGACTCCCCCGGCATCAACGCCTACGCCGATGGCGATTATGTCTGCCCGCTGCCCGCCGAGATTTCGGCGGTTCCTGCCGCTCTGAAACTTCTTGTTCCGGAACCCGTCTAG
- a CDS encoding SRPBCC family protein produces the protein MVHLHVEKTIAAPPDEVFAWLADPVNLKTAPLILTADWARDSPTPGLGAIRTGFAIGLWFREEMVAYDPPHSYTYLIVGSVPAFDHEGGTLTFAPDGDGTHVDWVSTYTHPIRGGGKAMEALTAKLLPWNFAAVLDGCAKALER, from the coding sequence ACGTCGAGAAGACGATCGCCGCGCCGCCCGATGAGGTGTTCGCCTGGCTGGCCGACCCGGTGAACCTGAAGACCGCTCCGCTGATCCTCACGGCCGACTGGGCACGGGATTCACCGACCCCGGGTCTGGGTGCGATCCGGACCGGCTTTGCGATCGGCTTGTGGTTTCGCGAGGAGATGGTCGCCTACGACCCGCCGCACAGCTACACCTATCTGATCGTCGGATCGGTTCCGGCGTTCGACCACGAGGGCGGAACCTTGACCTTCGCCCCGGACGGCGACGGGACTCATGTCGATTGGGTGAGCACCTACACCCACCCCATTCGTGGCGGTGGCAAGGCGATGGAGGCGCTCACCGCGAAGCTGTTGCCGTGGAATTTCGCTGCGGTCCTGGATGGGTGCGCGAAGGCGCTGGAACGCTAG